Proteins encoded by one window of Oreochromis niloticus isolate F11D_XX linkage group LG17, O_niloticus_UMD_NMBU, whole genome shotgun sequence:
- the ipo8 gene encoding importin-8 isoform X1 yields the protein MDPNRIIQALKGTIDPNLRIAAENELNQSYKIINFAPTLLQIIVSEQVEFPVRQAAAIYLKNMVSQYWQDREPSVGEVVFPFNIHENDRQQIRDQILEGIIRCPESIRAQLTMCLRAIIKHDFPGRWTAIVDKINMYLQSPNSGSWYGTLLALYQLVKTYEYRKADEREPLLAAMQIFLPRIQQLISQLLVDATIFSVLIQKQILKIFHALVQYSLPLQLINNTVMTQWMEILRAIMDRDIPAETLEVDEDDRPELAWWKCKKWALRIITRLFERYGSPGNVTKEYYEFADFFLKTYAVGIQQVLLKVVDQYRQKQYVTPQVLQQCLNYLNQGLSHSLTWKQMKPHMQTICQEVIFPLMCYKDEDEKLWQEDPYEYIRMKFNLYDDHALPVTAAQSLLCKAARKRKEVLPQMMEFCHHILMDPSADPCRTDGALHCIGALAELLLKKRLYREQMELMLQNYVFPLLNSPLGYLRARSCWVLHSFSPLRFHDELVLRNAVELVKQDLIDDKEMPVKVEAAIALQTLVSNQEQAKLYIRPYIRQVMQELLHVVRETENDDLTNVIQKMICEYNQEVAVIAVDMTQNLAEIFTRVLQSEEYEENEDKTVMALGILSTIDTILTVMEDHKEITQQLEGICLQVIGLVLQKPIIGMAEFYEEILSLAFGLTCQTISPQMWQLLGVLYEVFQHDCFDYFTDMMPLLHNYVTVDTDMLLSSPKHLEVIYSMCKKVLSMDSGEDAECHAAKLLEVIILQCKGRGIDQCIPLFVEAVLERLMRGVKSSELRTMCLQVAIAALYYNPALLIHTMDNMHFPHNPQPITTHFINQWMNDTEFFLGLHDRKMCIIGLSVLIDLPSRPAVLDAVAAQIVPSILLLFLGLKHLNASRLINKPELLARAGAQDEDQNEEIPSDEDEVNENCNTMQQQSSMPAGQGGDDDDDDEDDYWDDDGFEGTPLEEYSTPLDYDNGEDEYQFFTSALLRVQSTDPAWYHCLTAALSDDQKKQLQEIYSISQQRRSTATKGQ from the exons ATGGATCCCAACCGTATAATCCAGGCTCTGAAGGGAACTATCGACCCCAACCTGAGGATAGCGGCAGAAAATGAACTCAATCAG tcCTACAAGATCATTAATTTCGCCCCCACCCTGCTTCAGATCATTGTGTCGGAGCAAGTAGAGTTTCCTGTTCGCCAAGCAG CTGCAATCTACTTGAAGAACATGGTGAGTCAGTACTGGCAGGACAGGGAGCCATCTGTCGGGGAGGTTGTCTTTCCCTTCAACATCCATGAGAACGACCGGCAGCAGATCAGAGATCAGATCTTGGAGGGTATCATCCGCTGTCCCGAGTCCATACG TGCCCAGTTGACCATGTGTTTGCGAGCTATCATCAAGCATGACTTCCCTGGCCGCTGGACTGCCATTGTGGACAAGATCAATATGTACCTGCAGTCGCCAAACAGTGGCAGCTGGTATGGAACCCTGCTGGCTCTCTACCAGCTGGTCAAAACATACGA gtacagGAAAGCAGATGAGAGGGAGCCGTTGCTTGCAGCCATGCAGATCTTCCTGCCCAGGATACAACAACTCATCAGCCAGCTTCTGGTTGATGCCACAATCTTTTCAGTCCTCATTCAGAAACAGATCCTGAAGATCTTCCATGCTCTTGtacag TATTCGCTGCCTCTCCAGCTGATCAACAACACAGTGATGACTCAGTGGATGGAAATACTCCGAGCCATAATGGACCGAGACATCCCAGCT GAGACATTGGAGGTGGATGAAGACGACCGTCCTGAGCTGGCGTGGTGGAAGTGTAAAAAGTGGGCGTTGCGCATCATCACACGACTGTTTGAACG ATATGGAAGTCCAGGAAACGTGACAAAAGAGTACTACGAGTTTGCAGATTTTTTCCTGAAGACATATGCAGTGGGGATACAGCAG GTCTTGCTGAAGGTGGTGGACCAgtacagacagaagcagtatgTTACTCCTCAGGTCCTACAGCAGTGCCTCAACTACCTCAACCAGGGCCTGTCACACTCACTGACCTGGAAACAGATGAAGCCGCACATGCAG ACCATATGCCAGGAGGTCATCTTCCCTCTTATGTGCTACAAAGACGAGGACGAGAAACTATGGCAAGAGGATCCATATGAGTATATCCGTATGAAGTTCA ACCTCTATGATGACCATGCTCTCCCAGTCACTGCTGCCCAGAGCCTGCTGTGTAAAGCTGCACGCAAGAGGAAAGAG GTCCTGCCTCAAATGATGGAGTTCTGCCATCATATCCTGATGGACCCCTCTGCTGATCCTTGCAGGACGGATGGAGCGCTGCACTGCATCGGAGCTCTGGCTGAGCTCTTGCTTAAG AAGCGGCTGTACAGGGAGCAAATGGAGCTAATGCTTCAGAACTACGTCTTCCCCTTGCTTAACTCTCCTTTGGGTTACCTGCGTGCCAGG TCCTGCTGGGTGTTGCACTCGTTCAGTCCGCTGCGTTTCCATGACGAGCTGGTGCTGAGGAATGCCGTGGAGTTGGTCAAACAGGATCTGATAGATGACAAAGAGATGCCTGTCAAGGTGGAGGCTGCCATCGCTCTGCAGACGCTGGTCAGCAACCAGGAACAAG CCAAGCTGTACATCAGGCCTTACATTCGGCAAGTCATGCAGGAGCTTCTGCATGTGGTCAGAGAAACGGAGAACGATGACCTGACCAACGTCATTCAGAAAATGATCTGCGAGTACAACCAGGAAGTGGCCGTCATTGCTGTAGACATGACACAGAACCTG GCAGAGATCTTCACAAGAGTTCTACAGAGTGAGGAGTACGAGGAGAACGAAGATAAGACTGTTATGGCTCTTGGTATCCTCAGTACAATTGACACCATCCTCACCGTAATGGAAGACCACAAAGAG ATCACACAGCAGCTAGAGGGGATCTGTTTGCAGGTGATTGGCCTGGTCTTGCAGAAACCCATCATAGGTATGGCAG AATTCTATGAGGAGATCCTGTCACTGGCATTTGGCCTTACCTGTCAGACCATCTCCCCCCAGATGTGGCAGCTGTTAGGCGTCCTGTATGAGGTCTTCCAGCATGACTGCTTTGATTACTTCACAG ATATGATGCCGCTTTTGCACAACTACGTTACTGTGGATACGGACATGCTTCTGTCCAGTCCGAAGCACTTAGAGGTCATCTACAGCATGTGCAAAAAG GTATTGTCCATGGATTCAGGCGAAGATGCAGAGTGTCATGCAGCCAAACTGTTGGAGGTTATCATCCTGCAGTGCAAAGGCAGAGGCATTGACCAG TGCATCCCTCTTTTCGTGGAGGCAGTGCTTGAGCGTTTGATGCGGGGGGTGAAATCCAGTGAGCTGAGGACAATGTGTCTCCAGGTTGCCATTGCTGCTCTCTACTACAACCCAGCCCTGCTCATCCACACGATGGACAACATGCACTTTCCACACAACCCGCAGCCCATAACCACACACTTCATCAACCAGTGGATGAATGACACTGAATTCTTCTTGGG ACTCCATGATCGTAAGATGTGCATCATCGGACTGAGTGTGCTAATCGATCTTCCTAGCCGGCCAGCAGTGCTGGATGCAGTTGCTGCTCAGATTGTCCCCTCCATTCTCCTCCTTTTCCTGGGCCTCAAACACCTTAATGCCTCCCGCCTAATCAACAAACCAGAGCTGCTTGCCCGTGCAGGGGCTCAAGATGAAGACCAGAATG AGGAGATTCCTAGTGATgaagatgaggtgaatgagaaCTGTAACACCATGCAGCAGCAGTCCAGCATGCCAGCAGGCCAAGGAGGcgatgatgatgacgacgatGAAGATGACTATTGGGATGACGATGGTTTTGAGGGAACGCCTCTGGAGGAGTACAGCACGCCTCTGGACTACGACAATGGAGAGGACGAGTATCAGTTCTTCACTTCTGCCCTGCTCA gGGTCCAGAGTACTGATCCAGCATGGTACCATTGTTTGACAGCTGCGCTCAGCGATGACCAGAAAAAACAGCTTCAGGAGATCTACAGCATCTCACAGCAGAGGAGGAGCACTGCAACTAAGGGCCAATG
- the ipo8 gene encoding importin-8 isoform X2: protein MDPNRIIQALKGTIDPNLRIAAENELNQSYKIINFAPTLLQIIVSEQVEFPVRQAAAIYLKNMVSQYWQDREPSVGEVVFPFNIHENDRQQIRDQILEGIIRCPESIRAQLTMCLRAIIKHDFPGRWTAIVDKINMYLQSPNSGSWYGTLLALYQLVKTYEYRKADEREPLLAAMQIFLPRIQQLISQLLVDATIFSVLIQKQILKIFHALVQYSLPLQLINNTVMTQWMEILRAIMDRDIPAETLEVDEDDRPELAWWKCKKWALRIITRLFERYGSPGNVTKEYYEFADFFLKTYAVGIQQVLLKVVDQYRQKQYVTPQVLQQCLNYLNQGLSHSLTWKQMKPHMQTICQEVIFPLMCYKDEDEKLWQEDPYEYIRMKFNLYDDHALPVTAAQSLLCKAARKRKEVLPQMMEFCHHILMDPSADPCRTDGALHCIGALAELLLKKRLYREQMELMLQNYVFPLLNSPLGYLRARSCWVLHSFSPLRFHDELVLRNAVELVKQDLIDDKEMPVKVEAAIALQTLVSNQEQAKLYIRPYIRQVMQELLHVVRETENDDLTNVIQKMICEYNQEVAVIAVDMTQNLAEIFTRVLQSEEYEENEDKTVMALGILSTIDTILTVMEDHKEITQQLEGICLQVIGLVLQKPIIEFYEEILSLAFGLTCQTISPQMWQLLGVLYEVFQHDCFDYFTDMMPLLHNYVTVDTDMLLSSPKHLEVIYSMCKKVLSMDSGEDAECHAAKLLEVIILQCKGRGIDQCIPLFVEAVLERLMRGVKSSELRTMCLQVAIAALYYNPALLIHTMDNMHFPHNPQPITTHFINQWMNDTEFFLGLHDRKMCIIGLSVLIDLPSRPAVLDAVAAQIVPSILLLFLGLKHLNASRLINKPELLARAGAQDEDQNEEIPSDEDEVNENCNTMQQQSSMPAGQGGDDDDDDEDDYWDDDGFEGTPLEEYSTPLDYDNGEDEYQFFTSALLRVQSTDPAWYHCLTAALSDDQKKQLQEIYSISQQRRSTATKGQ, encoded by the exons ATGGATCCCAACCGTATAATCCAGGCTCTGAAGGGAACTATCGACCCCAACCTGAGGATAGCGGCAGAAAATGAACTCAATCAG tcCTACAAGATCATTAATTTCGCCCCCACCCTGCTTCAGATCATTGTGTCGGAGCAAGTAGAGTTTCCTGTTCGCCAAGCAG CTGCAATCTACTTGAAGAACATGGTGAGTCAGTACTGGCAGGACAGGGAGCCATCTGTCGGGGAGGTTGTCTTTCCCTTCAACATCCATGAGAACGACCGGCAGCAGATCAGAGATCAGATCTTGGAGGGTATCATCCGCTGTCCCGAGTCCATACG TGCCCAGTTGACCATGTGTTTGCGAGCTATCATCAAGCATGACTTCCCTGGCCGCTGGACTGCCATTGTGGACAAGATCAATATGTACCTGCAGTCGCCAAACAGTGGCAGCTGGTATGGAACCCTGCTGGCTCTCTACCAGCTGGTCAAAACATACGA gtacagGAAAGCAGATGAGAGGGAGCCGTTGCTTGCAGCCATGCAGATCTTCCTGCCCAGGATACAACAACTCATCAGCCAGCTTCTGGTTGATGCCACAATCTTTTCAGTCCTCATTCAGAAACAGATCCTGAAGATCTTCCATGCTCTTGtacag TATTCGCTGCCTCTCCAGCTGATCAACAACACAGTGATGACTCAGTGGATGGAAATACTCCGAGCCATAATGGACCGAGACATCCCAGCT GAGACATTGGAGGTGGATGAAGACGACCGTCCTGAGCTGGCGTGGTGGAAGTGTAAAAAGTGGGCGTTGCGCATCATCACACGACTGTTTGAACG ATATGGAAGTCCAGGAAACGTGACAAAAGAGTACTACGAGTTTGCAGATTTTTTCCTGAAGACATATGCAGTGGGGATACAGCAG GTCTTGCTGAAGGTGGTGGACCAgtacagacagaagcagtatgTTACTCCTCAGGTCCTACAGCAGTGCCTCAACTACCTCAACCAGGGCCTGTCACACTCACTGACCTGGAAACAGATGAAGCCGCACATGCAG ACCATATGCCAGGAGGTCATCTTCCCTCTTATGTGCTACAAAGACGAGGACGAGAAACTATGGCAAGAGGATCCATATGAGTATATCCGTATGAAGTTCA ACCTCTATGATGACCATGCTCTCCCAGTCACTGCTGCCCAGAGCCTGCTGTGTAAAGCTGCACGCAAGAGGAAAGAG GTCCTGCCTCAAATGATGGAGTTCTGCCATCATATCCTGATGGACCCCTCTGCTGATCCTTGCAGGACGGATGGAGCGCTGCACTGCATCGGAGCTCTGGCTGAGCTCTTGCTTAAG AAGCGGCTGTACAGGGAGCAAATGGAGCTAATGCTTCAGAACTACGTCTTCCCCTTGCTTAACTCTCCTTTGGGTTACCTGCGTGCCAGG TCCTGCTGGGTGTTGCACTCGTTCAGTCCGCTGCGTTTCCATGACGAGCTGGTGCTGAGGAATGCCGTGGAGTTGGTCAAACAGGATCTGATAGATGACAAAGAGATGCCTGTCAAGGTGGAGGCTGCCATCGCTCTGCAGACGCTGGTCAGCAACCAGGAACAAG CCAAGCTGTACATCAGGCCTTACATTCGGCAAGTCATGCAGGAGCTTCTGCATGTGGTCAGAGAAACGGAGAACGATGACCTGACCAACGTCATTCAGAAAATGATCTGCGAGTACAACCAGGAAGTGGCCGTCATTGCTGTAGACATGACACAGAACCTG GCAGAGATCTTCACAAGAGTTCTACAGAGTGAGGAGTACGAGGAGAACGAAGATAAGACTGTTATGGCTCTTGGTATCCTCAGTACAATTGACACCATCCTCACCGTAATGGAAGACCACAAAGAG ATCACACAGCAGCTAGAGGGGATCTGTTTGCAGGTGATTGGCCTGGTCTTGCAGAAACCCATCATAG AATTCTATGAGGAGATCCTGTCACTGGCATTTGGCCTTACCTGTCAGACCATCTCCCCCCAGATGTGGCAGCTGTTAGGCGTCCTGTATGAGGTCTTCCAGCATGACTGCTTTGATTACTTCACAG ATATGATGCCGCTTTTGCACAACTACGTTACTGTGGATACGGACATGCTTCTGTCCAGTCCGAAGCACTTAGAGGTCATCTACAGCATGTGCAAAAAG GTATTGTCCATGGATTCAGGCGAAGATGCAGAGTGTCATGCAGCCAAACTGTTGGAGGTTATCATCCTGCAGTGCAAAGGCAGAGGCATTGACCAG TGCATCCCTCTTTTCGTGGAGGCAGTGCTTGAGCGTTTGATGCGGGGGGTGAAATCCAGTGAGCTGAGGACAATGTGTCTCCAGGTTGCCATTGCTGCTCTCTACTACAACCCAGCCCTGCTCATCCACACGATGGACAACATGCACTTTCCACACAACCCGCAGCCCATAACCACACACTTCATCAACCAGTGGATGAATGACACTGAATTCTTCTTGGG ACTCCATGATCGTAAGATGTGCATCATCGGACTGAGTGTGCTAATCGATCTTCCTAGCCGGCCAGCAGTGCTGGATGCAGTTGCTGCTCAGATTGTCCCCTCCATTCTCCTCCTTTTCCTGGGCCTCAAACACCTTAATGCCTCCCGCCTAATCAACAAACCAGAGCTGCTTGCCCGTGCAGGGGCTCAAGATGAAGACCAGAATG AGGAGATTCCTAGTGATgaagatgaggtgaatgagaaCTGTAACACCATGCAGCAGCAGTCCAGCATGCCAGCAGGCCAAGGAGGcgatgatgatgacgacgatGAAGATGACTATTGGGATGACGATGGTTTTGAGGGAACGCCTCTGGAGGAGTACAGCACGCCTCTGGACTACGACAATGGAGAGGACGAGTATCAGTTCTTCACTTCTGCCCTGCTCA gGGTCCAGAGTACTGATCCAGCATGGTACCATTGTTTGACAGCTGCGCTCAGCGATGACCAGAAAAAACAGCTTCAGGAGATCTACAGCATCTCACAGCAGAGGAGGAGCACTGCAACTAAGGGCCAATG